AGCTGGAGCAGGGGCAGGATCAGGTTCTACTGTTCTAGGTTTAGGATCAGGAATATTCGTGAAGTTTCTGAAAGAGACATCCCCAGTAATTGTGTATGTTGTTCCGCTGTCATCTTGTGTTTGCTGCGTGAAATTCTTTGATGCAGAATCTGAAGCACTTAATCCCGATCCTCTGTAGCTGGAGTTTAATTCTTTCGAAAGAGGTTCTCCAAATACTGTAATCGAGGGGAGTACGGCAGCAAAAACAGCTGTAGCTGATAGCCACTTCATAGAACAAAAACCTACTGAGAATATTCACTGTCTAGATATGCGTTAGATAAATCAGAAAGGCAAATTAGGCAAGGGATAATAAAAAACAGCACAAGAAAGATCAAGATATTAGAGATAAGCTTTAGGGAGACAGGAGCCCATCTATAATACCTTGATGCATGCTATTCTTAATCCTTAGCAAAGTTCATAGTCAAGGAAAAATTAGAAACTTAGAGATATACCACCAAAAGCATCGCCAGAGAAGCTGTTCCCTTCGCGTTGCATGGTGGAGATGCCTAAGTATGCCTTAGCAAGTTTACATTTGAAGGTGGTGCGGAATTTCAGGTTGAGTGCTTCTTGTCCCATAAAGACACCGCCAACTTTCCAGGAATGCTGATTCAGTATTAATGAAGCTGTAGCTAAAGGATCTTCTCTGAATAAGTCCTTAATGTAGGCCATGCTAAATTCCGATAAAAGGGAATATTTGGCTCCGAAGAAACGTAGTTCTAGAGAGACACCTGTAGGAAGAGCAAGGTTATTTAACCGTGAAGAAGTAAAATACCGAGGATCGTATCCTGTTTCTATGAAAGGATTTTGGTTAATTGTCGTATATTCAAGATTGACAAAAGGCGTGATTTTGAGACAGCGGATTCCCTTGGGATAGGCATAGGATAAACCTACACAGCCCCGAATTCCTTGGTTTTTCCACGCCCCACGGGTGATGTCCTTTTTAGAAAATTGATGTTTCATCACATGAGATTCTTCTGCATAGCTGATAGAAAAACGAAAAGATAAAGCTTTCCAATTTTTAAAAGCCGCCACCGTACCCATCAACATGTGCGAACGACTTTTCCCAGGAATCTGATCTTGAGAACTGGAACCGTGCAGTTGTGAAAATGTAGCACAAACCACCGTATTTGGAGAAAATGGGAGCTTAATCCCAAGATTGTGACCCGCTTGTGTCGTAGAGAAGTGGTTATCGTGATTAGTATTCTGCTCCAGAATACTAGAGACAACACCACCAAAAATACACATATGCTTGATGGGAAACAGAGTGTTATTATTTAAGTAGTTATCAAGAATGGCATCATTGGACGCGCGCATACCGGAAAATGTTGACCATACAGAAGAGGGAACCAAAGAACCTTCCTTCTCAGGATTTAAAACGAACGTCCCGGTAGGAATCCATAACGCTCTTAATGTTTTGTGTTTTTTTGAATCTCCTTCAGACCAGTGAAATTTCCATATCCCTTGATAGCCATAGGTATTTTGTTGTATGGCAATTTCTTCAGAAACAAATTTTTCCGTATGAATGCCTTTGTCAGATTTGAAAATGATTTCCATCTGATATGGCTGGGATGCCAAACTATGGTTGTCATAGAATATATTGTCAGGATCATGAATTTGCGGAGATCCCGATAATTTGATCACGGCATTTCCTGAGCGGATCTCAGCAGGAAGATGCGAGTGGGCAGTATCTAAACCAAAATTAATGTTGGAAATGACTACATCTTTGCCCAAACTGTTGTAACTGGTTAACATCGACCCGGGGCTAAGATTTAACACCCCACCAAATTGCTTGAATTCCTGAACAGCAAGAATCGCTCCACCTGTAATGGACAGAGTCCCATTATGCAAATAGACAGGTTGGTTAAAGATCGACGTTTTATTAGTTTTATCTTGACGATCTAAAGGGAGTTTCTCCCCAGAGAAAATCACAGAACCACAGTGAAAAATATTGTCACCCGAGTTGATGTTTATAGGATGTGCACTTGGTGACGTCGCAAGAAAGGGATCATAGAAAATAATGGATTGGTTTTCATTGGCAACGAGCCGAATGTTTTCAGGGGAACCTTTGATCGTAATCGCATTATTGTGTAGGCCTGAAGAGTGCTTGGTAGATACCCTAGCCACATTGCCTATAAATATAATGTCTCCCGCTTGTGCATGTAAATAGAGTTGTGGTTGCGGCCCACCTAAATAAATCGCACCACCCCCAAGATTCCCCGCAGAATTTTCAGAAAAGATAATGGGCTGGGAAGCTATAAGGTGACAACTGCTCGCGGTTATAGCTCCACCGCCTTCTGCGGAGTTTTCGCTAAAGAAAATAGCCGCGTCATTATTTTTCACGATCGTCTGATGGGAATGGATAGCCCCACCAAAGTAGTCAGCCCTATTTTTTCTGAAGTACACCGGAGCAGATTGTGTATTTATACTGCAAAGATTCGCACAAATGACACCCCCAGATTCTAAAGCGTAATTTTCTGTGAAGGTAATTGTGTTTCTATTCTTACTAAACTCTACAGATCCTTGGGCATTGTAAATGCCACCACCAAATTTTGCCTGGTTTTTCTGAAATAGAATTTCCTGATTTCCGTCGAAGAGAATAGTAGATCCAGCAACTTCGCTACTGATAGCCCCACCATTTCCTGAATGGGAAATATTTTGTACTACTTCTGCTTGGTTATTGATAAAGGAAATCCCTCCGCGTTGCTCACTAAACACTACGCGGTTTGGTTGGGTTCCTGTCAGTAGGATTGCTCCTCCAGGACCACGGCTGACATTGTTTTCAAAGAGGAGTTGCGTGTTCTTGGTGAAAAACATATCTTGCCTAGAAGTAATCACTCCTCCGGTACTTTGATTGTTTTGCACGCGTAGCGTTTTCAAATTTTCGAAGTTCAGCAGGGATTTAGAAAATATGCCCGCTCCCTGACTCCCTAGTTGTAAATTAGTGAAGTTTAATACCGCTAAGGGAGAGCTCCCTGTAAATGTGAGATTTCCTTCTAAGTTTCGGAAGGCTCCTCCAGGTTTATGGATACTGAGACCTAGAAAATCTTTAAGGGTAAACTCACCACGTAGTGTGTATTGAGTTCCTTGAGGCGATGTCGTTAACATCGTAAATAATTCAGGATCTTCACCCGTATGTATTCCAGATAAAGGAAGAACTACTTCTGTAGCGGATAATTGAGTCAGTGGTGCGAGTGAAGAAAGAAATACAAGTTTCCAAAAGAACGTCTGCTTCATGTTCCAGAATCCTAGTCGTTTCTCAGTCTAGAGTAAGAGATCTAACTTACATAGAAGAATAAAATAAATACACGGAAATAAAAAGTTGACCCAAGCCTGGGTTAATCAGCATGGAACAGTTAAAGTCTACGGTATTTTTTTTCACTGTATTGAGAATAGGCCTCTAAAGATGCTGGTAGCATTCTCTTTAGAGGCTATAGGGGGGATGGATAAAACGAAATTAATCTTTCGTTTCTTCGATCATTGCTTTTGTGAAATCCTTGATTTCTTTAGTTAGATTTTTCGCTAAGGTTTTTGTTTGCTGTGCAAAGGCTTTAGTATGTTCTTTAGAATGTTTAAACAGGGTTTTGCCTTTTTTGGTTCCTGACGTTTTTACTCTTGAGAGTTTTTTTCTTAACTGTACACCACTTTTCGGAG
Above is a genomic segment from Chlamydia abortus containing:
- a CDS encoding polymorphic outer membrane protein middle domain-containing protein; the protein is MKQTFFWKLVFLSSLAPLTQLSATEVVLPLSGIHTGEDPELFTMLTTSPQGTQYTLRGEFTLKDFLGLSIHKPGGAFRNLEGNLTFTGSSPLAVLNFTNLQLGSQGAGIFSKSLLNFENLKTLRVQNNQSTGGVITSRQDMFFTKNTQLLFENNVSRGPGGAILLTGTQPNRVVFSEQRGGISFINNQAEVVQNISHSGNGGAISSEVAGSTILFDGNQEILFQKNQAKFGGGIYNAQGSVEFSKNRNTITFTENYALESGGVICANLCSINTQSAPVYFRKNRADYFGGAIHSHQTIVKNNDAAIFFSENSAEGGGAITASSCHLIASQPIIFSENSAGNLGGGAIYLGGPQPQLYLHAQAGDIIFIGNVARVSTKHSSGLHNNAITIKGSPENIRLVANENQSIIFYDPFLATSPSAHPININSGDNIFHCGSVIFSGEKLPLDRQDKTNKTSIFNQPVYLHNGTLSITGGAILAVQEFKQFGGVLNLSPGSMLTSYNSLGKDVVISNINFGLDTAHSHLPAEIRSGNAVIKLSGSPQIHDPDNIFYDNHSLASQPYQMEIIFKSDKGIHTEKFVSEEIAIQQNTYGYQGIWKFHWSEGDSKKHKTLRALWIPTGTFVLNPEKEGSLVPSSVWSTFSGMRASNDAILDNYLNNNTLFPIKHMCIFGGVVSSILEQNTNHDNHFSTTQAGHNLGIKLPFSPNTVVCATFSQLHGSSSQDQIPGKSRSHMLMGTVAAFKNWKALSFRFSISYAEESHVMKHQFSKKDITRGAWKNQGIRGCVGLSYAYPKGIRCLKITPFVNLEYTTINQNPFIETGYDPRYFTSSRLNNLALPTGVSLELRFFGAKYSLLSEFSMAYIKDLFREDPLATASLILNQHSWKVGGVFMGQEALNLKFRTTFKCKLAKAYLGISTMQREGNSFSGDAFGGISLSF
- a CDS encoding YtxH domain-containing protein; its protein translation is MFRNHKHNKKTCKRWRWLRGVIFGGFIATLLTCLFTPKSGVQLRKKLSRVKTSGTKKGKTLFKHSKEHTKAFAQQTKTLAKNLTKEIKDFTKAMIEETKD